One Prinia subflava isolate CZ2003 ecotype Zambia chromosome 8, Cam_Psub_1.2, whole genome shotgun sequence DNA window includes the following coding sequences:
- the DPH1 gene encoding 2-(3-amino-3-carboxypropyl)histidine synthase subunit 1 isoform X3 — protein MAAPVRAGSAAPVPAKVALQMPEGLLMFACTIADIIERFTDAEAVVMGDVTYGACCVDDYTARALGADFLVHYGHSCLIPIDSTQGLKMLYVFVDIKIDASHFLETIRFNFAAGTSLALVSTIQFVSTLQAVSQELRSQYKVCVPQCKPLSPGEILGCTSPRLAQDTDAIVYLGDGRFHLESIMIANPGIPAYRYDPYSKVFSQEHYSHERMHRARQDAIRTATSARCWGLILGTLGRQGSPSILQHLELRLRALGRPYVRVLLSEIFPSKLKLFPEVDVWVQVACPRLSIDWGEAFSKPLLTPYEAAVALQDIEWQQPYPMDFYASQSLGPWTVNHGGTQPPRRGRPAQGKPPASPAPPEGGEQPSPEDAAAS, from the exons ATGGCGGCCCCCGTgcgggccgggagcgcggccccgGTGCCCGCCAAAG TGGCCCTGCAGATGCCAGAAGGGCTCCTCATGTTCGCCTGCACCATCGCTGACATCATTGAGCG ATTCACGGATGCAGAGGCGGTGGTGATGGGTGACGTGACCTACGGCGCCTGCTGTGTGGACGACTACACGGCCCGGGCGCTGGGCGCCGACTTCCTGGTGCACTATGGACACAGTTGCCTAA TTCCCATCGACTCCACACAGGGGCTGAAGATGCTCTACGTGTTCGTGGACATAAAGATCGATGCATCCCATTTTCTTGAGACCATTCGCTTCAACTTCGCAGCAGGCACCTCCCTGGCCCTGGTCAGCACCATCCAGTTCGTCTCCACGCTGCAG GCAGTGTCACAGGAGCTGCGCTCGCAGTACAAGGTGTGTGTGCCCCAGTGTAAGCCGCTGTCCCCAGGAGAGATCCTGGGCTGCACCTCACCCCGCCTTGCTCAGGACACGGATGCCATTGT GTATCTGGGCGATGGGCGCTTCCACCTGGAGTCCATCATGATTGCCAACCCGGGGATACCTGCATACAG GTACGATCCCTACAGCAAAGTGTTCTCGCAGGAGCACTACAGCCACGAGCGCATGCACCGCGCCCGGCAGGACGCCATCCGCACTGCCACCAGTGCCCGCTGCTGGGGGCTCATCCTGGGCACGCTGGGACGTCAGGGCTCCCCCAGCATCCTACAG cacctggagctgcgTCTCCGTGCCCTGGGCCGGCCCTACGTGCGGGTTCTGCTGTCTGAGATCTTCCCCAGCAAGTTAAAGCTCTTCCCGGAGGTGGATGT GTGGGTGCAGGTAGCCTGTCCCCGGCTCTCCATCGACTGGGGAGAAGCCTTCAGCAAGCCACTGCTGACACCCTATGAG GCTGCGGTGGCTCTCCAGGACATCGAGTGGCAGCAGCCTTACCCCATGGATTTCTACGCCAGCCAGTCCCTGGGCCCGTGGACGGTGAACCACGGTGGCACACAGCCCCCGCGCCGCGGGCGGCCGGCACAG ggaaaGCCACCCGCGTCCCCCGCCCCGCCCGAGGGTGGGGAGCAGCCAAGCCCCGAGGACGCTGCAGCCTCGTGA
- the DPH1 gene encoding 2-(3-amino-3-carboxypropyl)histidine synthase subunit 1 isoform X1, translated as MAAPVRAGSAAPVPAKARARHVAQQIPEEILGNAELREAAEALPPNYNFEIPKTVWRIRQAQARKVALQMPEGLLMFACTIADIIERFTDAEAVVMGDVTYGACCVDDYTARALGADFLVHYGHSCLIPIDSTQGLKMLYVFVDIKIDASHFLETIRFNFAAGTSLALVSTIQFVSTLQAVSQELRSQYKVCVPQCKPLSPGEILGCTSPRLAQDTDAIVYLGDGRFHLESIMIANPGIPAYRYDPYSKVFSQEHYSHERMHRARQDAIRTATSARCWGLILGTLGRQGSPSILQHLELRLRALGRPYVRVLLSEIFPSKLKLFPEVDVWVQVACPRLSIDWGEAFSKPLLTPYEAAVALQDIEWQQPYPMDFYASQSLGPWTVNHGGTQPPRRGRPAQGKPPASPAPPEGGEQPSPEDAAAS; from the exons ATGGCGGCCCCCGTgcgggccgggagcgcggccccgGTGCCCGCCAAAG CCCGGGCGCGGCACGTGGCACAGCAGATCCCCGAGGAGATCCTGGGGAACGCGGAGCTGCGGGAGGCGGCCGAGGCGCTGCCCCCCAACTACAACTTCGAGATCCCCAAGACCGTGTGGCGCATCCGGCAGGCTCAGGCCAGGAAGG TGGCCCTGCAGATGCCAGAAGGGCTCCTCATGTTCGCCTGCACCATCGCTGACATCATTGAGCG ATTCACGGATGCAGAGGCGGTGGTGATGGGTGACGTGACCTACGGCGCCTGCTGTGTGGACGACTACACGGCCCGGGCGCTGGGCGCCGACTTCCTGGTGCACTATGGACACAGTTGCCTAA TTCCCATCGACTCCACACAGGGGCTGAAGATGCTCTACGTGTTCGTGGACATAAAGATCGATGCATCCCATTTTCTTGAGACCATTCGCTTCAACTTCGCAGCAGGCACCTCCCTGGCCCTGGTCAGCACCATCCAGTTCGTCTCCACGCTGCAG GCAGTGTCACAGGAGCTGCGCTCGCAGTACAAGGTGTGTGTGCCCCAGTGTAAGCCGCTGTCCCCAGGAGAGATCCTGGGCTGCACCTCACCCCGCCTTGCTCAGGACACGGATGCCATTGT GTATCTGGGCGATGGGCGCTTCCACCTGGAGTCCATCATGATTGCCAACCCGGGGATACCTGCATACAG GTACGATCCCTACAGCAAAGTGTTCTCGCAGGAGCACTACAGCCACGAGCGCATGCACCGCGCCCGGCAGGACGCCATCCGCACTGCCACCAGTGCCCGCTGCTGGGGGCTCATCCTGGGCACGCTGGGACGTCAGGGCTCCCCCAGCATCCTACAG cacctggagctgcgTCTCCGTGCCCTGGGCCGGCCCTACGTGCGGGTTCTGCTGTCTGAGATCTTCCCCAGCAAGTTAAAGCTCTTCCCGGAGGTGGATGT GTGGGTGCAGGTAGCCTGTCCCCGGCTCTCCATCGACTGGGGAGAAGCCTTCAGCAAGCCACTGCTGACACCCTATGAG GCTGCGGTGGCTCTCCAGGACATCGAGTGGCAGCAGCCTTACCCCATGGATTTCTACGCCAGCCAGTCCCTGGGCCCGTGGACGGTGAACCACGGTGGCACACAGCCCCCGCGCCGCGGGCGGCCGGCACAG ggaaaGCCACCCGCGTCCCCCGCCCCGCCCGAGGGTGGGGAGCAGCCAAGCCCCGAGGACGCTGCAGCCTCGTGA
- the DPH1 gene encoding 2-(3-amino-3-carboxypropyl)histidine synthase subunit 1 isoform X2 codes for MARARHVAQQIPEEILGNAELREAAEALPPNYNFEIPKTVWRIRQAQARKVALQMPEGLLMFACTIADIIERFTDAEAVVMGDVTYGACCVDDYTARALGADFLVHYGHSCLIPIDSTQGLKMLYVFVDIKIDASHFLETIRFNFAAGTSLALVSTIQFVSTLQAVSQELRSQYKVCVPQCKPLSPGEILGCTSPRLAQDTDAIVYLGDGRFHLESIMIANPGIPAYRYDPYSKVFSQEHYSHERMHRARQDAIRTATSARCWGLILGTLGRQGSPSILQHLELRLRALGRPYVRVLLSEIFPSKLKLFPEVDVWVQVACPRLSIDWGEAFSKPLLTPYEAAVALQDIEWQQPYPMDFYASQSLGPWTVNHGGTQPPRRGRPAQGKPPASPAPPEGGEQPSPEDAAAS; via the exons ATGG CCCGGGCGCGGCACGTGGCACAGCAGATCCCCGAGGAGATCCTGGGGAACGCGGAGCTGCGGGAGGCGGCCGAGGCGCTGCCCCCCAACTACAACTTCGAGATCCCCAAGACCGTGTGGCGCATCCGGCAGGCTCAGGCCAGGAAGG TGGCCCTGCAGATGCCAGAAGGGCTCCTCATGTTCGCCTGCACCATCGCTGACATCATTGAGCG ATTCACGGATGCAGAGGCGGTGGTGATGGGTGACGTGACCTACGGCGCCTGCTGTGTGGACGACTACACGGCCCGGGCGCTGGGCGCCGACTTCCTGGTGCACTATGGACACAGTTGCCTAA TTCCCATCGACTCCACACAGGGGCTGAAGATGCTCTACGTGTTCGTGGACATAAAGATCGATGCATCCCATTTTCTTGAGACCATTCGCTTCAACTTCGCAGCAGGCACCTCCCTGGCCCTGGTCAGCACCATCCAGTTCGTCTCCACGCTGCAG GCAGTGTCACAGGAGCTGCGCTCGCAGTACAAGGTGTGTGTGCCCCAGTGTAAGCCGCTGTCCCCAGGAGAGATCCTGGGCTGCACCTCACCCCGCCTTGCTCAGGACACGGATGCCATTGT GTATCTGGGCGATGGGCGCTTCCACCTGGAGTCCATCATGATTGCCAACCCGGGGATACCTGCATACAG GTACGATCCCTACAGCAAAGTGTTCTCGCAGGAGCACTACAGCCACGAGCGCATGCACCGCGCCCGGCAGGACGCCATCCGCACTGCCACCAGTGCCCGCTGCTGGGGGCTCATCCTGGGCACGCTGGGACGTCAGGGCTCCCCCAGCATCCTACAG cacctggagctgcgTCTCCGTGCCCTGGGCCGGCCCTACGTGCGGGTTCTGCTGTCTGAGATCTTCCCCAGCAAGTTAAAGCTCTTCCCGGAGGTGGATGT GTGGGTGCAGGTAGCCTGTCCCCGGCTCTCCATCGACTGGGGAGAAGCCTTCAGCAAGCCACTGCTGACACCCTATGAG GCTGCGGTGGCTCTCCAGGACATCGAGTGGCAGCAGCCTTACCCCATGGATTTCTACGCCAGCCAGTCCCTGGGCCCGTGGACGGTGAACCACGGTGGCACACAGCCCCCGCGCCGCGGGCGGCCGGCACAG ggaaaGCCACCCGCGTCCCCCGCCCCGCCCGAGGGTGGGGAGCAGCCAAGCCCCGAGGACGCTGCAGCCTCGTGA
- the OVCA2 gene encoding LOW QUALITY PROTEIN: esterase OVCA2 (The sequence of the model RefSeq protein was modified relative to this genomic sequence to represent the inferred CDS: inserted 2 bases in 1 codon), with protein MAEARPLRLLALHGYRQSARRLRQRTGALRKALRGRAELVAIDAPHPLPXPPLRTTPTGKTPPRGWWFSGPGTFEAGEAAAAPAGLEESLSSVAAALAEHGPFDGLLGFSQGAALGAMVCALRARGDPRFPVAFAVLVAGFASRAPAHGHFYREPIALPTLHVVGDTDAVIAAAVSRELARCFVEPVVLTHPGGHFIPAAAEQRKAYLEFLERFCPGQRQAERSGAGEV; from the exons ATGGCGGAGGCGCGGCCGCTGCGGCTGCTGGCGCTGCACGGGTACCGGCAGAGCGCCCGCCGCCTCCGCCAGCGCACCGGCGCGCTCCGCAAGGCCCTGCGCGGCCGCGCCGAGCTGGTGGCCATCGACGCGCCGCACCCCTTGCC GCCGCCGCTGAGGACGACCCCGACGGGGAAGACCCCCCCCCGCGGCTGGTGGTTCTCCGGGCCCGGCACGTTCGAGGCGGGCGAAGCGGCCGCGGCTCCGGCGGGGCTGGAGGAGTCTTTGTCGAGTGtggcggcggcgctggcggAGCACGGGCCCTTCGACGGCCTGCTGGGCTTCAGCCAGGGCGCGGCGCTGGGCGCCATGGTGTGCGCCCTGCGGGCCCGCGGCGACCCGCGCTTCCCGGTGGCCTTCGCCGTGCTGGTGGCCGGGTTCGCCAGCCGCGCCCCGGCACACGGACACTTCTACCGGGAGCCCATCGCCCTGCCCACGCTGCACGTCGTGGGCGACACGGACGCCGTGATCGCAGCAGCCGTGAGCAGGGAGCTGGCGCGGTGCTTCGTGGAGCCCGTGGTCCTCACGCACCCCGGCGGGCACTTCATCCCCGCGGCTGCGGAGCAGAGGAAAGCCTACCTGGAATTCTTGGAACGCttctgccccgggcagcgccAGGCCGAGCgctcaggggctggggaggtTTGA